In Castor canadensis chromosome 11, mCasCan1.hap1v2, whole genome shotgun sequence, a single genomic region encodes these proteins:
- the Foxj1 gene encoding forkhead box protein J1, translating to MAESWLRLSGAGSAEEAGADRSLEEPDALDDSLTSLQWLQEFSILNAKAPTLPPGGTDPHGYHQVPGSVAPGSPLAADPACLGQPHTPGKPTSSCTSRSAPPGLQAPPPDDVDYTTNPHVKPPYSYATLICMAMQASKATKITLSAIYKWITDNFCYFRHADPTWQNSIRHNLSLNKCFIKVPREKDEPGKGGFWRIDPQYAERLLSGAFKKRRLPPVHIHPAFARQAAQEPSTAPWARPLTVNTEAQQLLKEFEEATGEAGWGAGEGRLGHKRKQPLPKRVAKVLRPSSTLLLTQEEQGELEPLKGNFDWEAIFEAGTLGGELSTLEALELSPPLSPASHGDVDLTVHGHHIDCPATWGPPVEQAADSLDFDETFLATSFLQHPWEESGSGCLPPEPLFEAGDATLAADLQDWASVGAFL from the exons ATGGCGGAGAGCTGGCTGCGCCTCTCGGGAGCAGGGTCGGCGGAGGAGGCTGGTGCGGATCGCAGCCTGGAGGAGCCCGACGCCCTGGATGACAGCCTGACCAGCCTGCAGTGGCTGCAGGAATTCTCCATCCTCAACGCCAAGGCTCCCACCCTGCCCCCGGGGGGCACCGACCCCCACGGCTACCACCAGGTGCCAGGCTCGGTGGCGCCCGGGTCCCCCTTGGCGGCAGACCCCGCCTGCCTGGGGCAGCCGCACACACCTGGCAAACCCACATCGTCGTGCACGTCGCGGAGCGCGCCCCCGGGGCTGCAGGCCCCGCCCCCCGACGACGTGGACTACACCACCAACCCGCACGTAAAGCCGCCTTACTCGTATGCCACTCTCATTTGCATGGCCATGCAGGCCAGCAAGGCCACCAAGATCACCCTGTCGGCCATCTACAAGTGGATCACGGACAACTTCTGCTACTTCCGCCATGCTGATCCCACCTGGCAG AATTCCATCCGCCACAACCTGTCCTTGAACAAGTGCTTCATCAAAGTGCCTCGGGAGAAGGATGAACCAGGCAAGGGGGGCTTCTGGCGCATCGACCCCCAGTACGCTGAGCGGCTGCTGAGCGGGGCCTTCAAGAAGCGGCGGCTGCCCCCGGTCCACATCCACCCTGCCTTTGCCCGCCAGGCCGCACAGGAGCCCAGCACTGCCCCCTGGGCCCGGCCACTGACGGTGAACACCGAGGCCCAGCAGCTGCTGAAAGAGTTTGAGGAGGCCACAGGGGAGGCGGGCTGGGGGGCAGGCGAGGGCAGGCTCGGGCATAAGCGCAAACAGCCCTTGCCCAAGCGGGTGGCCAAGGTCCTACGGCCCTCCAGCACCCTGCTGCTGACCCAGGAGGAGCAGGGTGAGCTGGAACCCCTCAAAGGCAACTTTGACTGGGAGGCCATCTTCGAGGCTGGCACTCTGGGCGGGGAGCTGAGCACACTGGAGGCCCTGGAGCTAAGTCCACCGCTGAGCCCTGCCTCACATGGCGATGTGGACCTCACGGTCCACGGCCACCACATCGACTGCCCTGCTACCTGGGGTCCTCCAGTGGAGCAGGCTGCTGACAGCCTGGACTTCGACGAGACCTTCCTGGCCACATCCTTCCTACAGCATCCATGGGAGGAGAGTGGTAGTGGCTGCCTGCCCCCAGAGCCCCTCTTTGAGGCTGGGGATGCCACTCTGGCCGCTGACCTGCAGGACTGGGCCAGTGTGGGTGCCTTCTTGTAA